From the Theobroma cacao cultivar B97-61/B2 chromosome 2, Criollo_cocoa_genome_V2, whole genome shotgun sequence genome, one window contains:
- the LOC18609161 gene encoding receptor protein kinase-like protein ZAR1, with product MFSLVLVVLALFNFHGLATCLNNDGYALLSFKQSIYADPEGSLSNWNFSDDSPCSWNGVTCKEQRVVSVSIPKKKLYGFLPSALGSLSDLRHVNLRNNKFFGGLPVELLQAQGLQSLVLYGNSLSGPLPTEIGKLKYLQTLDLSDNFFNGSLPSSLVQCKRLRALDLSQNNFTGSLPDGFGSGLVSLEKLDLSINKFNGTIPSDFGNLSSLQGTVDLSHNLFTGSIPASLGNLPEKVYIDLTYNNLSGPIPQNGALMNRGPTAFIGNPGLCGSPLKNPCSSDAPAASSPSSFPFLPNNYPPGNSDDNEGKNERGRGLSKGSVIAIIVSDIIGICLVGLLFSYCYTRVCSCSKDKDDNGYGFEKGGKGKKDCLCFRKDESETLSENVEQYDLVPLDTQVAFDLDELLKASAFVLGKSGIGIVYKVVLEDGLTLAVRRLGEGGSQRFKEFQTEVEAIGKLRHPNIVTLRAYYWSVDEKLLIYDYIPNGSLATALHGKAGMVSFTPLLWSDRLKIIKGIARGLVYLHEFSPKKYVHGDLKPSNILLDQNMEPHISDFGLGRLANIAGGSPTMQSNRMPSDKPQERLQKSASSEATAVFSSMNLGSYYQAPEAMKVVKPSQKWDVYSYGVILLEMITGRSPVVHVGTTEMDLVNWIQLCIEEKKPLSDVLDPYLAPDADKEEEIIAVLKITMACVHSSPERRPTMRHVFDALERLVLSTD from the exons ATGTTTTCTTTGGTCTTGGTGGTTCTTGCTCTGTTCAACTTTCATGGTTTAGCGACTTGTTTGAACAATGATGGCTATGCCCTTTTGTCATTTAAGCAGTCCATTTATGCGGACCCTGAAGGGTCCTTAAGTAACTGGAACTTTTCCGATGACAGCCCTTGTTCATGGAATGGGGTTACATGCAAGGAACAAAGAGTTGTTTCTGTTAGCATTCCAAAGAAGAAACTCTATGGGTTTCTTCCTTCTGCCTTAGGCTCTTTGTCTGATCTTCGCCATGTAAATTTGAGGAACAACAAATTCTTTGGTGGTTTGCCTGTTGAGCTTCTTCAAGCTCAGGGCTTACAGAGCTTGGTTCTTTATGGGAATTCCTTATCCGGGCCTTTGCCTACGGAAATAGGGAAACTTAAATATCTTCAAACATTAGATTTATCTGACAATTTCTTTAATGGGTCATTACCCTCATCACTTGTTCAATGCAAGAGACTAAGGGCCCTTGATCTCAGCCAAAACAATTTCACTGGTTCTCTGCCAGATGGGTTTGGGTCTGGCTTGGTTTCTCTTGAAAAACTTGATCTCTCAATCAATAAGTTCAATGGTACAATTCCTAGTGATTTCGGAAATCTGTCTAGTTTGCAAGGAACTGTTGATTTGTCTCACAATCTCTTCACTGGTTCAATCCCTGCTAGTCTTGGAAATCTTCCTGAGAAGGTCTATATTGATCTCACTTATAACAATTTGAGTGGGCCAATACCCCAAAATGGTGCTCTTATGAACAGAGGACCGACAGCATTTATTGGGAATCCTGGGCTTTGTGGCTCCCCATTGAAGAACCCTTGTTCTTCAGATGCTCCAGCTGCGAGTTCACCTTCTTCATTTCCGTTTCTGCCAAATAATTACCCTCCTGGAAATTCAGATGACAATGAGGGTAAAAATGAGAGAGGAAGAGGACTAAGTAAGGGTTCTGTTATTGCTATAATAGTGAGTGATATAATTGGAATTTGCCTTGTTGGGTTGCTATTCTCCTATTGTTATACAAGGGTCTGCTCATGTAGTAAGGATAAGGATGATAATGGCTATGGTTTTGAGAAGGGAGGGAAGGGAAAGAAGGACTGTCTGTGCTTCAGGAAAGATGAGTCCGAGACATTATCAGAAAATGTAGAGCAGTATGATCTTGTGCCACTGGACACACAGGTGGCATTTGATTTGGATGAGCTGCTTAAAGCTTCAGCTTTTGTTCTGGGGAAGAGTGGAATTGGTATCGTGTACAAAGTTGTGCTTGAAGATGGGCTTACCTTAGCCGTGAGAAGATTGGGTGAAGGGGGCTCTCAGAGGTTTAAGGAATTCCAGACAGAAGTAGAAGCAATTGGAAAGCTGAGGCATCCTAATATTGTTACACTCAGGGCCTATTATTGGTCTGTTGATGAGAAGCTGctcatatatgattatatacCTAACGGAAGCCTTGCCACTGCATTGCATG GGAAGGCAGGAATGGTATCATTCACACCATTATTGTGGTCTGATCGactaaaaatcattaaagGCATAGCCAGAGGCTTGGTTTATCTGCATGAATTCAGCCCCAAAAAATATGTTCATGGAGATTTGAAGCCAAGTAATATCTTACTTGACCAGAACATGGAACCTCACATTTCTGATTTTGGACTTGGAAGACTTGCTAATATTGCTGGAGGATCTCCAACCATGCAATCTAACCGAATGCCTTCTGATAAACCACAAGAGAGACTACAAAAGAGTGCTTCCTCAGAAGCTACTGCCGTTTTTTCCTCCATGAACTTGGGATCTTATTACCAGGCTCCTGAAGCCATGAAAGTGGTAAAACCATCACAGAAGTGGGATGTATACTCATATGGGGTAATCCTGCTAGAAATGATCACAGGGAGATCACCAGTGGTTCATGTGGGCACCACAGAAATGGATCTTGTTAATTGGATTCAGCTATgcattgaagagaaaaagccACTTTCAGATGTTTTAGATCCATATTTAGCTCCAGATGCAGATAAAGAGGAGGAGATAATTGCAGTTCTAAAGATCACAATGGCTTGTGTGCATAGCAGCCCTGAAAGAAGACCTACCATGAGGCATGTCTTTGATGCTTTGGAAAGGTTGGTCTTATCCACTGATTAA